A single Triticum dicoccoides isolate Atlit2015 ecotype Zavitan chromosome 2A, WEW_v2.0, whole genome shotgun sequence DNA region contains:
- the LOC119352771 gene encoding 7-deoxyloganetin glucosyltransferase-like, giving the protein MRADGKPHAVCVPYPAQGHATPMMKLAKVLHSRGFHVTFVYTEHNHRRLVRSRGAGAVMGLPDFRFATIPDGLPPSDPDATQDQASICYSTTTTCLPHLKSLLGDLSNSAAGTPPVTCVVADSIMSFAVDAAAELGVPCALLWTASACGYMGYYSFRFLLDHGLTPLKGEEQLSDGYLDRPVTNALGMTRQMRLRDFPSFIRTTDRDDILLNFMIDELERASRADAIIVNTFDELEQPALDTMRAILTPPIYTIGPLNFVVEQLVPDGDGSSPLAAIRPSLWREDQSCLEWLHGREPRSVVYVNFGSITTMTSQELVEFAWGLANCGYDFLWIVRNDLVKGDAAVLPPEFLEATKGRCLLASWCEQEAVLRHEAVGIFLTHYGWNSMMEGLSSGLPMLGWPFFAEQQTNCRYACVEWGVGMEVGDDVRREVVEERIREVMGDSEVGREMRRKAVEWKNIAVHATVLPDGRSLANLECLLKDVLCSPQRNAV; this is encoded by the exons ATGCGCGCCGACGGCAAGCCCCACGCCGTGTGCGTGCCGTACCCGGCGCAGGGCCACGCCACCCCGATGATGAAGCTGGCCAAGGTCCTCCACTCCAGGGGCTTCCACGTCACCTTCGTCTACACCGAGCACAACCACCGGCGCCTCGTCCGCTCCCGCGGCGCCGGCGCGGTCATGGGCCTCCCGGACTTCCGCTTCGCCACCATCCCCGACGGCCTGCCGCCGTCCGACCCCGACGCCACGCAGGACCAGGCCTCCATCTGCTACTCCACCACGACCACCTGCCTCCCCCACCTGAAGAGCCTGCTCGGCGACCTCAGCAACAGCGCAGCCGGGACGCCGCCGGTGACGTGCGTGGTCGCGGACAGCATCATGAGCTTCGCGGTGGATGCCGCGGCGGAGCTCGGCGTGCCGTGCGCGCTCTTGTGGACCGCCAGCGCCTGCGGTTACATGGGCTACTACAGCTTCCGGTTCCTCCTAGACCATGGCCTTACTCCTCTCAAAG GTGAAGAGCAACTGAGCGACGGCTACTTGGACAGGCCGGTGACAAATGCTCTCGGGATGACCAGGCAGATGCGCCTCCGGGACTTCCCGTCCTTCATCCGCACGACGGACCGGGACGACATCCTGCTCAACTTCATGATAGACGAGCTAGAGCGGGCGAGCCGTGCTGACGCCATCATCGTCAACACCTTTGACGAGCTTGAGCAACCGGCGCTCGACACCATGCGCGCCATCCTCACCCCGCCAATCTACACCATCGGCCCTCTCAACTTTGTTGTGGAGCAGCTGGTCCCCGACGGCGATGGCAGTTCCCCGCTCGCCGCGATTCGCCCCAGCCTTTGGAGGGAAGACCAGTCCTGCCTGGAGTGGCTCCACGGCAGGGAGCCCCGGTCCGTGGTCTACGTCAACTTCGGGAGCATAACCACCATGACCAGCCAAGAGCTGGTGGAGTTCGCTTGGGGGTTGGCCAACTGCGGCTACGACTTCCTCTGGATCGTGAGGAACGACCTGGTGAAGGGCGACGCCGCCGTGCTGCCACCGGAGTTCCTAGAGGCGACCAAGGGCAGGTGCCTCCTCGCGAGCTGGTGCGAGCAGGAGGCGGTGTTGCGTCACGAGGCCGTGGGCATCTTCCTGACGCACTATGGGTGGAACTCCATGATGGAGGGGCTCAGCTCCGGGCTGCCGATGCTGGGCTGGCCCTTCTTCGCCGAGCAGCAGACCAACTGCCGCTACGCGTGCGTGGAGTGGGGCGTCGGGATGGAGGTCGGCGACGACGTGCGCCGGGAGGTGGTCGAGGAGAGGATAAGGGAGGTGATGGGTGATAGCGAGGTGGGGAGGGAGATGAGGCGGAAGGCGGTTGAGTGGAAGAACATTGCCGTCCATGCCACGGTGCTACCTGATGGCAGGTCGTTGGCCAACCTTGAGTGCCTGCTCAAGGATGTGTTGTGCTCACCGCAGAGGAATGCTGTGTAG